One segment of Palaemon carinicauda isolate YSFRI2023 chromosome 35, ASM3689809v2, whole genome shotgun sequence DNA contains the following:
- the LOC137627818 gene encoding E3 ubiquitin-protein ligase RNF34, with amino-acid sequence MQGGSQGCVGPFSWLCQEAWRCSPRVFPSYAAAAGAPEMGDCDQCSAKFTILKRKRNCDGCGLSFCHSCAKRGAEGTRHCNKCRVLSQWPLDRTQVEALRVKDLRHFLHSRHINTISCTEKRDLIDLVTRHICRQHGVSGGSTQGTNSSNENHNFPRNGQPQNKPATSPVTRDDGIRVRPCNSPDNDISSMGSIRVRPMDSIRVRPGRPVSPDSNDYDPETDLGIRVFASDFPSRPQQRESSVSPVSVDGCSESVEEACSRCPSEDCTTSCCSLDSCHNGASSQPCPHKAEHSGHCSLEDVSVSSEGRVPSSASSDFPPHRRPNSLAQDDQPQSIHNPGLEGTSQSCPQTFESPLEVPETAATDVDEPMDLDHPASTIDEEPQVPLATSPSSASSSTTFPSESSSPEPAKQFGPGIVSLGDLKTEDDIRRLSIRQCKEVLAFHRVNLSGVREKSELTNKIIILWKDYQASRQSVDSLPEELVCKICMDNVIDCVLLECGHMVACTQCGKQMAECPVCRQFVVRVVRTFRA; translated from the exons ATGCAGGGGGGCAGTCAAGGCTGTGTTGGGCCATTTTCTTGGTTGTGTCAGGAGGCTTGGAGGTGCTCTCCCAGAGTTTTCCCAAGTTACGCAGCTGCTGCGGGGGCTCCTGAAATGGGGGACTGTGATCAGTGCAGTGCAAAATTCACTATTCTTAAAAGAAAG AGAAATTGTGATGGGTGTGGATTATCTTTCTGCCATTCATGCGCTAAACGCGGAGCAGAGGGAACAAGACACTGCAATAAGTGCCGTGTGTTGTCGCAGTGGCCCCTTGACAGAACACAAGTGGAAGCCCTCCGTGTCAAAGATTTGCGTCACTTCCTTCACTCACGACATATTAATACTATTTCATGTACAG AGAAACGTGATCTGATTGATTTGGTAACCCGTCACATTTGCCGCCAACATGGAGTATCTGGTGGTTCAACACAAGGCACTAATTCTAGCAATGAAAATCACAATTTTCCGAGGAATGGCCAACCTCAAAACAAACCTGCAACCTCTCCAGTCACGAGGGATGATGGCATTCGGGTGAGGCCTTGTAACTCCCCAGACAATGATATCTCGAGCATGGGTAGTATTAGAGTGAGGCCAATGGATAGTATTAGGGTTAGACCTGGTAGGCCTGTGTCTCCTGATTCAAATGACTATGATCCTGAAACTGACCTAGGCATTAGAGTCTTTGCTTCAGATTTCCCCTCCAGACCTCAGCAGAGAGAAAGTAGTGTTTCTCCAGTGAGTGTTGATGGCTGTTCGGAAAGTGTAGAGGAGGCATGTTCTCGTTGTCCCAGTGAAGATTGTACGACCTCCTGCTGTAGTTTAGATTCATGTCATAATGGTGCATCTAGTCAACCTTGCCCTCATAAAGCTGAGCATTCAGGTCACTGTAGTTTAGAGGATGTCAGCGTGTCCAGCGAGGGTCGGGTCCCAAGTTCTGCAAGTTCAGACTTCCCACCCCACAGGAGACCAAACTCACTTGCTCAAGATGATCAGCCTCAGTCCATCCATAACCCTGGGCTTGAAGGAACCAGTCAGTCCTGTCCACAAACATTTGAGTCCCCGTTGGAAGTGCCTGAGACTGCTGCAACAGATGTTGATGAGCCCATGGATCTCGACCATCCGGCCAGTACTATAGATGAAGAGCCTCAGGTACCATTAGCCACATCAccctcatcagcatcatcatcaacgACATTTCCATCTGAATCGTCTTCGCCAGAGCCAGCAAAACAA TTTGGTCCAGGAATTGTATCCCTAGGAGATTTGAAAACCGAAGATGACATACGCCGCCTTAGTATACGACAGTGTAAGGAGGTATTAGCATTCCATCGTGTTAACCTGTCTGGTGTTAGGGAAAAATCAGAACTCaccaacaagattattattttATGGAAGGATTATCAAGCATCACGTCAAA gTGTCGATAGCCTCCCAGAAGAATTGGTATGCAAAATTTGTATGGACAACGTCATTGATTGTGTACTTCTAGAATGTGGTCACATGGTAGCATGCACACAGTGTGGAAAACAGATGGCAGAGTGCCCAGTTTGCCGCCAGTTTGTAGTCCGTGTTGTGCGTACTTTCAGGGCTTAA